In one Mucilaginibacter sp. PAMB04168 genomic region, the following are encoded:
- the xylA gene encoding xylose isomerase, which translates to MASILTGDREYFQGIDQIKYEGPESDNPLAYRWYDENRIVAGKSLKDHFKFAVSYWHSFNGNGSDPFGGATHDFAWDEKADAVERAKDKMDAAFEFFTKLGLPYYCFHDVDVVDYTNDVNENDRRLQTLVDYAKEKQAASGIKLLWGTANLFSHKRYMNGAATNPDFHVLTHGAAQVKAALDATIALGGENYVFWGGREGYMSLLNTNMQREQEHLAKFLHAAKDYARKNGFTGNFFLEPKPCEPTKHQYDYDAATCLSFLQKYDLMNDFKLNLEVNHATLAGHTFQHEMQVAADAGLLGSLDANRGDYQNGWDTDQFPNDITEVTEYMMVLLRAGGLKGGGINFDAKIRRNSTDPADLFYAHIGGADVFARALIIADNILQKSDYTKIVTDRYASFDSGKGKEFEEGKLTLEDLRAYAIENGEPATISGKQEYLENLINRYI; encoded by the coding sequence ATGGCAAGCATTTTAACAGGCGACCGCGAGTATTTCCAAGGTATTGATCAGATCAAATACGAAGGTCCGGAGAGCGATAATCCATTGGCTTACCGCTGGTATGACGAAAACCGTATTGTAGCAGGCAAATCTTTAAAAGACCATTTCAAGTTTGCCGTTTCGTACTGGCATTCTTTTAACGGTAATGGTAGTGATCCTTTTGGCGGCGCAACGCATGATTTCGCCTGGGATGAAAAAGCTGATGCGGTAGAACGTGCTAAAGATAAGATGGATGCAGCATTTGAGTTTTTTACCAAATTGGGCCTGCCATACTATTGCTTTCATGACGTAGATGTGGTTGATTATACCAACGATGTTAACGAAAACGACCGCAGGCTGCAAACCCTGGTTGATTACGCCAAAGAGAAGCAAGCAGCCAGTGGCATTAAATTACTGTGGGGAACGGCAAATTTGTTTTCGCACAAGCGTTATATGAACGGTGCAGCTACCAATCCCGATTTTCATGTGTTAACGCATGGCGCTGCGCAAGTAAAGGCGGCCCTGGATGCAACCATTGCCTTGGGCGGCGAGAACTATGTGTTTTGGGGTGGCAGAGAAGGCTACATGAGCCTGCTAAACACCAACATGCAACGTGAGCAGGAACACCTGGCCAAGTTTTTACATGCGGCTAAAGATTACGCCCGCAAGAACGGTTTCACCGGTAATTTCTTTTTAGAGCCAAAACCATGTGAGCCAACCAAGCATCAGTATGATTATGATGCGGCAACCTGCTTAAGCTTTTTGCAGAAATACGATTTGATGAACGACTTTAAGTTGAATTTGGAAGTAAACCACGCTACGCTGGCCGGTCACACCTTTCAGCATGAGATGCAGGTAGCTGCTGATGCTGGCTTACTGGGTTCACTGGATGCAAATCGCGGCGATTACCAGAACGGCTGGGATACCGATCAGTTCCCGAATGATATAACCGAGGTAACTGAGTATATGATGGTATTGCTGCGTGCCGGCGGCTTAAAAGGTGGTGGTATTAATTTTGATGCCAAGATACGCCGTAACTCAACTGATCCGGCCGATTTGTTTTATGCGCACATTGGTGGAGCCGACGTGTTTGCAAGGGCATTGATCATTGCCGATAACATTCTGCAAAAATCAGATTATACCAAAATTGTTACCGACCGCTATGCCTCTTTCGACAGTGGAAAAGGTAAGGAATTTGAGGAAGGCAAGCTTACTTTAGAAGATTTGAGAGCTTACGCCATTGAAAACGGCGAACCTGCCACCATTAGTGGAAAACAGGAGTATCTCGAAAATTTGATTAACCGGTATATTTAA
- a CDS encoding FGGY family carbohydrate kinase, which produces MLLLGIDIGTSSVKVSVVDADSQKALASAQYPDTESPIISLQLGWAEQSPDMWWEQAQQALQRCHATGLYNPQDIAAIGIAYQMHGLVLVDKNQEVLRNSIIWCDSRAVEYGDKAFEAIGEERSLSHLLNSPGNFTAAKLAWVKENEPELYARIDKIMLPGDFIAMKLTGEITTSVSALSEGIFYDFLENGLSDDVMRFFDFADDLIPTVNPVFSAHGTLTSSVASQLRLKAGIPVAYKAGDQPNNALSLNVLNPGEVAATAGTSGVIYGVSNQLAYDPQSRVNTFAHVNYAEEQKRLGILLCINGTGSLNRWAKNLFGANIGYGQMNELARQAPVGSNGLRILPFGNGAERMLNNKLVGVHFHHIDLNLHGQSHIFRAVQEGIACAFRYGLDIMRENGMNPTVIRAGKANLFLSDLFAETFVNVTGVPVELYNNDGSVGAALGAGIGAGIFTSPAEAFTGMEKVQVIEPQAGNKIEEVYQQWKLLLEKQLIAEQAIETESLK; this is translated from the coding sequence ATGTTACTATTAGGTATTGATATCGGCACGTCATCCGTAAAGGTATCGGTGGTTGATGCTGATTCGCAAAAGGCCCTGGCATCGGCGCAATATCCGGATACGGAATCACCCATTATTTCCCTTCAGTTGGGTTGGGCCGAGCAATCGCCAGATATGTGGTGGGAGCAGGCTCAGCAGGCTCTTCAACGGTGCCATGCTACCGGCTTATACAATCCGCAGGATATAGCTGCGATAGGTATAGCCTACCAGATGCATGGCCTGGTACTGGTTGATAAAAACCAGGAGGTTTTGCGTAACAGTATTATTTGGTGCGATAGCCGTGCGGTTGAATACGGAGATAAAGCCTTTGAAGCCATAGGTGAGGAAAGAAGCCTGTCGCACTTGCTCAATTCACCCGGTAACTTTACGGCGGCCAAGCTGGCTTGGGTAAAAGAGAATGAACCGGAGCTTTACGCCCGCATAGACAAAATTATGCTGCCCGGTGATTTTATTGCCATGAAGTTAACCGGCGAGATCACTACATCGGTATCTGCCTTATCTGAGGGGATATTTTACGATTTCCTAGAAAATGGCCTTTCTGATGATGTAATGCGTTTCTTTGATTTTGCTGATGACTTAATACCAACAGTAAACCCGGTTTTCTCTGCTCATGGTACCTTAACATCATCTGTAGCTTCTCAGCTTAGACTTAAAGCCGGTATACCGGTGGCTTACAAAGCTGGCGATCAGCCCAATAACGCACTTTCCCTAAATGTTTTAAACCCTGGCGAGGTGGCTGCTACAGCCGGAACTTCGGGTGTTATTTACGGTGTAAGCAACCAACTGGCGTACGACCCGCAATCGCGTGTAAATACTTTTGCGCATGTTAATTATGCGGAAGAGCAAAAGCGGTTAGGCATACTGTTATGCATCAATGGCACCGGTAGTTTAAACCGTTGGGCTAAAAACCTGTTCGGCGCTAATATTGGATACGGCCAAATGAATGAGCTTGCCCGGCAAGCCCCTGTTGGCAGTAACGGCTTACGCATTTTGCCTTTTGGTAACGGTGCCGAACGCATGCTCAACAACAAGCTGGTAGGTGTACACTTTCATCATATTGATTTAAACCTGCATGGCCAGTCTCACATATTCAGGGCGGTGCAGGAGGGGATAGCCTGCGCTTTCCGTTATGGATTGGATATAATGCGCGAAAATGGCATGAACCCTACGGTAATACGCGCCGGCAAAGCAAACCTCTTTTTAAGTGATTTATTTGCCGAAACGTTTGTAAACGTAACCGGCGTACCGGTTGAATTGTATAACAACGACGGCAGCGTAGGTGCTGCGTTAGGTGCGGGTATTGGCGCAGGTATATTCACCTCACCGGCCGAAGCCTTTACCGGTATGGAAAAGGTGCAGGTAATAGAACCGCAAGCGGGTAACAAAATTGAAGAGGTATACCAGCAATGGAAGTTACTGCTCGAAAAGCAACTTATTGCAGAACAAGCCATTGAGACAGAAAGCCTCAAGTAA
- a CDS encoding sodium/solute symporter (Members of the Solute:Sodium Symporter (SSS), TC 2.A.21 as described in tcdb.org, catalyze solute:Na+ symport. Known solutes for members of the family include sugars, amino acids, nucleosides, inositols, vitamins, urea or anions, depending on the system.): protein MKELTTGDYAVFLIYFLIVAVYGLWVYRRKRNADATSKDYFLAEGSLTWWAIGSSLIASNISAEQFVAMSGNGFTMGLAVSAYELMAAITLVIVAIFFIPVYLRNKIFTMPQFLHQRYNSTVAMIMAVFWLLLYVIVNLTSILYLGAIAVNGISGINFTVCLIALAFFAVIITLGGMKVIGFTDVIQVFFLILGGLVTTYIAVTLVAEHNGTTGIFNGLKVMSEKANDHFHMILKRDNPKYIDLPGLTVLLGGMWIVNLNYWGCNQYITQRALGANLKTARGGILFAAFLKLLMPLIVVLPGIAAYVLYKDQVFAGDAQNSLKANPDNAYPVLLNLLPTGFKGLSFAALTAAVVASLAGKANSIATIFTLDIFKKLKPETPDYKLVTVGKITVVVAMILGVVISPFLGIDKKGGFTFIQEYTGFVSPGIFAMFILGFFWKKATSNAALFATIGGFIFSVLFKFLPEFMDLSFLEPIGFAVKSADSGLYEIPFLDRMGFVFIICIIGMWIISTIETSRGVKTNGLDVDASMFKTSNSFAIGSLIICGILVAIYTLLW, encoded by the coding sequence ATGAAAGAATTAACCACGGGAGACTACGCTGTATTCCTGATTTACTTCCTGATTGTAGCCGTTTATGGTTTGTGGGTATATCGCCGCAAGCGTAATGCTGATGCAACATCTAAAGATTACTTTTTAGCGGAGGGGTCGTTAACCTGGTGGGCCATAGGTTCATCGCTGATTGCTTCTAACATATCCGCCGAGCAGTTTGTGGCCATGAGCGGTAACGGCTTTACAATGGGGTTAGCAGTATCAGCTTACGAGCTGATGGCGGCAATTACATTGGTAATCGTGGCAATATTCTTCATTCCGGTTTATCTGCGCAATAAAATCTTTACCATGCCGCAGTTTTTGCATCAGCGCTACAACAGCACTGTTGCTATGATTATGGCTGTGTTTTGGTTGTTGCTGTATGTAATTGTGAATCTTACCTCTATTTTGTACTTGGGTGCAATTGCAGTTAACGGTATCTCAGGCATCAACTTTACCGTGTGTTTAATTGCGCTTGCATTCTTTGCCGTAATTATTACACTGGGCGGTATGAAGGTAATTGGCTTTACTGACGTAATACAGGTGTTCTTCCTCATACTAGGCGGTTTGGTAACCACCTATATTGCGGTTACGCTGGTTGCCGAGCATAATGGTACTACAGGTATATTTAACGGGTTGAAGGTGATGAGCGAAAAGGCTAACGACCACTTCCACATGATCTTAAAACGTGATAATCCTAAATATATTGACCTGCCGGGCTTAACTGTACTTTTAGGCGGTATGTGGATCGTGAACTTAAATTATTGGGGATGTAACCAATACATTACCCAACGTGCACTGGGTGCTAACCTAAAAACGGCTCGTGGCGGTATCTTGTTTGCAGCTTTCCTGAAACTACTGATGCCATTAATTGTGGTGTTGCCTGGTATTGCGGCTTACGTGCTATACAAAGATCAAGTGTTTGCAGGCGATGCGCAGAATAGCTTAAAAGCTAATCCCGATAACGCCTATCCGGTGTTGTTAAACTTACTGCCAACCGGCTTTAAAGGCTTATCATTTGCGGCGTTAACAGCGGCAGTAGTGGCTTCTTTGGCAGGTAAAGCAAACAGTATTGCAACCATATTTACGCTTGATATTTTCAAAAAGCTGAAGCCTGAAACGCCGGATTATAAATTGGTAACGGTAGGTAAAATAACCGTTGTTGTGGCCATGATATTAGGTGTGGTTATCTCTCCATTCCTGGGTATTGACAAAAAAGGTGGCTTTACCTTTATTCAGGAGTATACAGGATTTGTATCCCCGGGTATCTTTGCCATGTTTATCCTAGGCTTCTTTTGGAAAAAAGCAACATCAAATGCAGCCCTCTTCGCAACTATAGGCGGTTTCATATTCTCGGTATTATTTAAATTTTTACCAGAGTTTATGGATCTGTCATTCTTAGAACCGATTGGTTTTGCTGTAAAAAGTGCCGACAGTGGTTTATACGAGATACCGTTCCTTGACCGTATGGGCTTTGTGTTTATCATCTGTATTATTGGTA